The genomic interval GACGTTTCTCATCCGTGTGTTCAGACGCACTGCAGCGGTGAGTCTGACGCTCTCTAGCGTGTTTGTAGTGTTTTAGAGAAGCTGCTGTGTGTTTTTACGGCTGCTGGAGGTTCAGGCAGCTGGATTtgtctgcttaatattgttttgggTCAGTCCTTGTACTTGCAAGTGTGATGGTACAGTTCTCTGTGTCTGAATGTCTTTTAACATTAACTGTGATGCTGACTAAACTATGAAAATATCTGCATATCTACTATTCAGCAGTTCAGGGTCAGTAAGACcctgaaataaatgctgttcttttgaacttcgtgatcctgaaaaataaaatatatgatggttttaacaaaaatattgtgcggcacaactgttttcaacattgctaataatcataaatgtttgttgagcagcaaatcagcatattagaatgatttctgaaggatcgtgtgacactgaagactggagtaatgatgctgaaaattcagctgcgcatcacagaaatagattacattttaacagatattcacatacaaaagagctgttttaagttgcaataatatgtcacaatttttactgtatttttgatcaaaggcagccttggtaagcagaagagacttctttcagaaacattaataaatcttactgaccccagacaCTTGTGTATAAATGTGTCTGTATAGTGTATGTGTAGATGTTCCCCTTCTACATGATGTTCAGTATTAATTGTTTATGTAatgattaaattgtttaaagttTGGTCTGGTGTTTGAAATTAGTAGCttttcttaattattattagtagaaATGGAGTTCATGAAGCTCCTTTGAGACCTTTTTTAGACTCTTTTCTGAACTTTTTCATGGTTAATCAAGTTTTCACTTATATTGGGAACATCTTTATCAGCATGACTTTTGACAGTACAATTCAGTGTGATTTacattatttgtgtgtgtgtgtgtctgcagcccagctggagtttgttcaGATTCTGGTGATCgtggtggtgatgatgatgatggtggtggtgaTCACGTGTCTGCTGAATCACTACAGACTGTCTGCGCGATCTCTCATCTCCCGGCATGGACGAGCACGCAGACGACACCTGCCTCTGCCATCGgtaagaaacacacacacacacacacacactgtccgTGACGGCTTCATTCACACACGCTGATGTCCGTCTCACTCCAAGCGTCACATCACTGTGGAGTAACTGTTCTAATTTTAGGTTCAGCTGGGTCACGTTATCAGTGACTCATGACgctcgtgtgtgtgtggttaTTAATCATCCCATAATTCTGGCGTTTGctcatgtttgtgtgtctgtgttaatCTAGATAATTTAGCAATTGAACAGACTGTAACTTCCTTGTAATTCCTCATCCTCATAAAGAGACTCGGTGAAGGAATCCTGACACCTAGTGGATGTAGATCAGCTTCCTCACAATATGACACATTGCAATATGTCATGATCAAACACACTATGATTCATCATGTTATCATAATTGAATCATGATTGAAACGGAGCCAAATGTGTGAGAGGTGACCAGCGCATTCGTGCTGAGAAATTATGCTTCCAGAGATTATAGATTAACAGAACTGTAGGAAATTGATGGATGTAAGTGAtacctggagcacaaaaccagtctcaagtagcacaggtatatttgtagcaatagccaacaaaacattgtatgggtcaaaattattaatttttcttttatgccaaaaatgattagtaatatgcattgctaagaactttaaaggtaattttctcagtatttttattattattattattttatttatttttttttttcaccctcagattccagattttcaaatagttgtgtctcggccAATTATTGTCCTataataacaaaccatacatcagtggaaagcttatttatttattttcagaaattgaaaccattatgactggttttgtggtccattgtCACATGTAAAGGTGCTGATAATGATCTAAAGTAATCAAATAATCAGTAAACATGACATACTGATTTAGGctgaaatcacaatattatgtgAGCAGAAAGAGAGTGTGGAGTGAGACATAAAATTAGCTCAACTCAGTTTGAAAGTGACTATTTACAAGTGTCATCACAGGTTCTTGGTTTGTGTTCGTATAaaatttgtaatgtgtttttctctctgtttatcTTCATTTTTCATAGGAGGGCAGTCTGTGGTCCTCTGACGGTCCCGGCTCTTCTAGTGCCATGAGCGAGGTatgattttatcattatttcatCAGTATCTACACAGGGTACAGCTGAAAGCTGATCATTTCTTACAAATACCACCTGTAATGTGTCTCCAGCAGGTTTACGCTCCTCGACCGCCGGACCGGGTGCCGTCGTACCTTCAGCGTGAGCGTCTGTCCCGCTTCCAGCCCACGTACCCGTACCTGCCGCACGCCATCATCGACCTCCCGCCCACCATCTCGCTGTCGGACGGAGAGGAGCCTCCGCCGTACCAGGGCCCGTGTTCCCTTCAGCTGCGAGACCCCGAGCAGCAGCTGGAGCTCAACCGCGAGTCGGTCCGCGCGCCGCCCAACCGCACCGTCTTCGACAGTCCGCTCATCGACGCCTCTCTGCACCCGCCGAGCGTCAACGCGCGCATCAGCGCCGGGCGGCTAGAGGGCGCTCCGCCCGCGTACAGCGAGGTCATCGGCCACTATTACCACCCCACGACGCTGCCGCGCCACGCACAGACTCAGTCCGCGCCGCCGGCGCTGGTGCAGGGCGTCATCCACATCAGCCGCACGGACAGCAGAAACGCACGCAACAAAGACAAAGCGAAAGCACAGCACGTCTAGAATCAGCGAGAGCGCTTGCACTACAGACTCACAAGACTCGGACCTGAGAGGCGGCGCTTCAGACTTTCTATAAATATTTACGTGTTTTTTGTCCTCGATGCTCTTAGTCTCTCTGCACTCAAACTctgacaacaaacaaaacaaaacattttcttgCAGCCCACCTCCCTGAGCGATGGAGAACAGCCGGTCTTCCTTTTAGAAACATTAATTGGAGTCTTGTGATTCTTCATCACGGTTGTCGGTTCTTTCGTAAAATGTGCGTGACTTCCTCATTTCGAGTTCTGCACAATATTCGACGCATCAGACTGTTCTGGAGCAGATACGGAAGTGTTTgttcagttgtttttgtttgcggTCAGAGAGAGCGGTCGAAGTGCCGACTCTGAGCGCGCCGCTCGGCGCTgacgtacgtgtgtgtgtgtatataggctactatataaatatatatacatgtatatgaaaatctgaaaaaacgAACTTAAAAGCACGATTTTAgagttatttatataaatgtctaaaattgcactatttttaatataacgaTATGACAGGCCTCGGCTTGCGATCGGTCCACAGATGGTGTGAGTGTCCCGCACGCCGGTTAATGATGAGTGTGAGCGAGTTAACTCGGGTTAACTCGGACGGAAGCGTCGAACGCCTTTGCTTCACAGCCCGACCGAACAAATCTGAATCGGCCGGAGGAACGTCGCTGAGAGTTCTAGAGATCAACGGTAGTCGCTTTTCAATTAGATGACTAGTTTACTAGCGTAGGTTAATTTCAGAGTTTCGGTTTCTCAAATATATTTGCCTTAATTTTATTCTAGATTCTAGAAACCTGAATTCACAATCATTGATGTTTAGAACCTAAAGGATTTCTTCTGCTCGGCTGTGGCGCAGCGGCTCGGGTTCACACGCGGCGTCTCTTATAGCACTTTACCGACTCGTGGGAGGAAAACAATCGACGAGCTGTAGCCGCCGCATTCGCTTGGAGTAAATGAGCACTAAAGCAAATGAATATGCAACTGCTCCCCGATCGGACGACGCGCGCAGAGCCGAAATCGCATCGCGGGATCCGTAACGATCACCAGGAGAGACAGCCGCTCTGATTCTGAGTCACTGAATCAAAGAATCTTTAATTGAACACAATCTCATTCACTCGCTGCCAAATAGTGACTCACGGGAACCGAGCGTGGACGAGCCGAGCGGCTCCTGGTGAATCCCACGATTCGGTCTGCGCTCGTCCGTCCGCCCGGGGAATATATCGGGTCCGATTTTGCCACGTTCGCTTTTACTCCGGAGGAtagctggcaacaggaagtcgACAGCTGGAGAGAGAAACTCAACTCGTTCTGTAAAACTAAACTTACATTACCAGTGTAGTCTAAAGTGTCCTTCAATTATTGTTTTAGTCTTAgacattttggcatttttataatatatatatatatatatatatgccataTTATAACTGCATAATCAGCTGAATGCAGACTTTAATCCAGCTTTTTGAGTTCCAGACTAGTTAGTTGGTAACTAACTACCTATGGGtcattctgtttattatatatgtttagTCATAGATGTTTAGAATCATCAGTTTGCCATTTTTACAATGTGTATTCCATATTACGACTGAAGTAATTGGCCAAATGCAGACTTTCAAATTCCGAACTGCTAAGTTTGGAGTGACTAACTACTTGTGGGttgttacttttattatattttagtcaTAGTTTATTCAGAATAATTTTTTAGGCATTATGATGTAtttcaaattataattaattgtcTGAATTCCAGTCTAGTTAGTTGGTAACTAACTACCCGTGGGTCGTTCTCTCTCCAGCCGCGGCGTGACGTCTTCCCTTTACAGAGACGGCCGTTTGTTCCCTGCGAGATGCCAGTGTGTCACATGCCCCCGTCAGCCAATCAGGTGGCCGTTGACAGGAAGTGACATTGTAtgcatgatgatgatgatgatgatgaggtaGTTTAGTGGAGAGAGTTGCAATATACCGACTATTTGCCTTTTGATAATGTAGTTTGTTGTTTAGCTCAGAGTAAAGATGTACTagctgtttttatgttattgttgCTTCTCATTTaaggtcatttttgtttttctcacacATTAAACGGACGGCAGATTTGTGCCGTTCACTGGCTTTAGTCACTCCGTCATCAGAGCTGGTTAATGTGAGTGCAGACCGAAGAAACGTGACGTGTGCCTTCCAGTCGCCAGTACGGACTTGTGTGTGTTTCGTCCTGTTCGAAACGCCCCTGTAATTCAAATGTGGAATACAAAACATCTGCATCAGAATGCATTTGATCTAGTGACATTAAGCACAAGATGAAACCAAATGACGGCTCTGCTTCACGGGTGTGTGCTCATCATCTTCACGTCGGTTCCACGGTCTGGATGAACGAGTTTCTTAATCAAATCACTGAAGGCTTTCCATGTGAAAAGAGGCATTTCCAAAGAAGGACTTTCTCTCCAGCCCTGTGTCATGGGTGATTGAAGCTCTTATGTTTTCTCATTGCTTTGGGTTTGAAGCTGCCATTGATGGTTCTCTGCGGTTGCAATATGAACATCTTCACATGGAGAATGAGCGGTTCTGTAGGGAATCCTCACGTGTGTGGCTCAATCACGTCTTTACGCCTGTTATCGTCGATAATGACCGTTTACGTGTcactcttttattatttatatcggATCCTGAAAGTGTTACTAGTGTTTCTCTTTGGGACAGTGTCTATTACACACCATCATATACAATCTCATGCATTTCAATTAGCTgccaattaaacaaataaaacattttataaaataatgcagctccaggttgttgtttttattcctCCTTTGCGTTCACATGCAGACTagcttgtgtgttttgtttcttgcggttttaaagatttaaaaaaaaaagacatcaatATATGAATACAAAGCACATCAGAAATGGACTTGTGTTGCCTTTAGAACAGATTCATATATTCTGTCATCACACAGGTCATtagttttatgatttaatgcTGTTACTGCTTATTTAATGCTTGGACAATTTTTTaagtttgcatttgtttttgttttgttttgttttgtttttaatcatatttgatCCATTAGGCTCTTGTGGCTCATATACTGTAGGCTGATCTAGTGAGAATAAGTAAAAACAGCTTAATTTTATTCAGAGATTCAAACTAATCGAAAGTATGAATTTGCTGCAGATgcagatatttttaaatgatgaagttctgatgcttgtaatgtaaatcaatgagatctttataacagtagagcagatactgacataaaatgatgtaaatatcAGTGGTCTATATCTCCAATAATGTGTCTTAGTAAGATAATGCAATCTgatgatgattgagagatgaacaaataagcGTTCCTCAAAAGAAGTGAGATGTTTTggaggcttgtgaagatcattcCTCCACTGAGGAACAGTGAAAGCAAAACTTCTGGGAACaaatgttcctcaaaagatCCTGACGATCAGATTCGACACTCACtgatttttctacaaaatgattcaTGGAGGATCAAGTAAAGCCAAGCTGCTTCAGTCCAGTTATTGTTATGTTTACTTGTTTAAAATCAGTcaagatttcacagcaaaaagacACATGAAGCACCAGCTATAGGACATTTGTACAATTACACTAAAGACATCTGACTGGATCAAATACTCTAAACTATTAATCAGATGACCAAAGACATGGAGGTGATTGTGTAACTTGAGACAGGTTTAACATCTGATCATGTTGATCATTTACAACAGTAGTTTAACAGGGTTAACACTGACTTCTTTGTAAAATGAggtctaaatgtttttttatgtgtttgcaGCTGTCGATCCAccaggtggcgctataagacaTCAGATCAGAAAGGAGTGATGTTCATGGTTTGTCCAGCAGATGTCAGGATTGTGTCAGGAATGATGATCCTGAATTCACTTTCACAGGTTTTTAAGGCAGATTTTGCCTCCAGACTCTCCTGTAAATCACTCAAATATCAATGTGGTGATGAGAGTCTGATTCAGCAGGAATCACTGCTTCTGCTCGAAGCTTGTCTTCAGTATTTCTGATAATGACTTGAACATTTTAGCATGAAAGACAcgtaaaatacaataataatcagTAGCCATGGCCTGTGCCAtctgttattattttacagaCAAGAATCACACTCAGACCAGACCAGGACACTGGATGTTTGTCTGTGGTCATCATGATGAATCGCTGCTAATGTCTTGTTCAGTGAGACTGTTTAGCGCACGGCatagtttatataaatataaatggatTTACTGATGAATCTGAAACAATCTTGTGTAAGAGCATTTACTTGattcatttaattcagtttcaatttaaagcacttaatttttacatataatgGCAAAACAAATGACAAAGGTGAGaaagttatttaataatttcaaaaatataaaaataaataattaagaaatgtaaagtttaaaatgtaattaatatgtcAATATGTAATACAAATGTAGAAATGAACAGATAATAAATAGTCTTTATTAGTGTTGTGTTGATATGAAATAAAGTGCACTGATTCCTGTGAGATTCTCTCTTGACTTTATTCCATTAGTTACGGTTGATTCATTGATCAGCTGAGGCTGTTCTGACTGATTAGTAATGATTCTTAATCGATAAAATGATCAGAATTAACTAGAAATTATTTAGTCTTCTCAATAGGGTATGATTGAAATGTTTtaactataaatattttaatatgataataatatttaaccacGATTGCTGAATCACTGACAAATACAGggtaaaagaaataaatatattcttaaAGGCTAATTAACCCAAATCTTctacaagaaaatactgtttcagTCTTCAcagtttcacatttaattcaacgCTTTACTTGTTTGTAGTTACTTATAAATATACTCTCAGTTTATAAGTTGAGAATTGTCACAGTATGTACTCAAGTGCAGCTGATGGTCACGGTTTGTGCTGGTTTAGCAGGTTAAGCTCTGCTCTAGTGATCCAGACGTATCTGGTTCAGGCTGGTTAATGAAAGAGTTTCTCTATCAGCGCTTGAGCAACAGGCTTCAGCTCGGGTCAGTCCAGCGTCAGCCGTAAATGTGCATCTGCTAACTATtactaacacacacactcttcaacatcttcatcatcttcatcagtGTGAATGTGCTGAATCATGATGGACTAATACACATGTGCTCAAAAGAGACTCAAAACACATGTTCAGCAGTAGAAGTCTCTTGTTTTAACACATGAACTTCATCCTTCATTCCAGCTCTAAATGAAGTCTGTAGTTTTTCAAAGAACCCAGCTATCATTCTGGCAATGTTCAATGTTGTGAGCAAGCATGTTCAAGAATGTTCATTCAATGTTATCTGAGTTTTAGAGGGATGGTTCACCTTTGCCTTtaatcggcaaaggacctcgagacgggattcgaactcgggtcgccgcgAACATAGTTGTGCTATATGTCGGCGGACTAATCACAAGGGTTTTGGCGCCGACGATTTATGGAAtgttttactgaaatattttgtttaatgttcaTCTAAAAGCTGCTAAAGTAGCATTCCCATAATgtctgcaaaagaaaaaaatggagcATTCCCCTTAATGTATAACATACTTTTGTTAGCATGACTGAAGACGAGACGTTTGAACTCTTTTCTTCGgttcatataatgaactgcAGGAGTTTGTTCTGATCAACCGACTAAAACCAGATCAGGTCCTTCAGCTGAGTTTCATTCAGTAGTTTGGACTCATAAACCTCACCTGGAGTGTTGAAATGTGTGTTAAACAGTTATTGGTGCGATAAGACGGATGTGTCCTGAATTATGGAAAAGCGAGAGGAACAGCGTGTTCGTTTCTGCTGCTGCTGAGTTAATGTCCAAACAGCTGCTGAACGCACAGCTCACAGTGATAAGAGCTGAAAAACATGTTGTTGTTCCTGAAGGGCTTCGTCTTGATCTCCGTCACAGAGACTCAACCTGTTCTTCTGTGACAGATAAACAAGAGCTACACCTCAAGACAACATCACCATATCACAGAACAAACAGATCAAAACACACTCACAGAATACTCAAACATTACTCGTGCATCTCTAACTTACATTCACGTTACACAGTTTTAACATCAACAGACTGATAAACTTCATCTGGTCGTATTTGTCAGTCATGCCTGCATGAAACAGCTCAGATTTCTGCActcaaaaaagtattaattccatctattttactttatttacataattatattttcaaaatgctttgATTCAAATTGCTTAGGAACAGCATGAACTTGATAattgcaaaaacagtaacattcatTCACATAATAAGTATGAACATGGTAAAATAAGGCTAGCCagctaacaaaaacattttgacatttaagtTATGAAAAGGTTATTATTactgaatgttctctgaatgttCAAAATGACCAGATGGTTATACAGATGTTAAGGGAAAATTACATTGTTTCATTCTGCAGACAtgagaatgttacttttgaatgttctgaaacaagaagtaacattttaaaaaatgttagtcAAAACTAAACGAAAAACTTTTATTAGTCATATTACAGCAATCTGAACTGTTTGATTCACCTCTGACTGACAAATATgatcacattaagtttattagTTCGTTCATGTTAAAACTGTGTCATCCAAATGAACGGAAATGTTAAATGCAGTTCAAATAGGACTACATAAATGTTCAGTTTAGTCCCAAGTATTTCTTGAGTGCAGAAGGTTCTCATTGTTAAAATCAGAAAGTCACTGAAGCTGCAGACAGAAAGATTTTTCACATTTGTGAcactggatcacaaaaccagtcataagggtcattttttcaaaattgagaattatataataaataagctttccattgatgcatggtttgttaggataggacaatatttggccgagatacaactatttaaaaatcaggattCTGAGGGTGcgaacaaatcaaaatattgagaaaatcacctttaaagttcttctagtaatgttcttagcaatgtatatgactaattaaaaaaagtaagttttcatacat from Labeo rohita strain BAU-BD-2019 chromosome 6, IGBB_LRoh.1.0, whole genome shotgun sequence carries:
- the pmepa1 gene encoding protein TMEPAI isoform X1, with the protein product MFSFMGLMNGTTDTHTNVSCTCNCKRSTSFQSMAITQLEFVQILVIVVVMMMMVVVITCLLNHYRLSARSLISRHGRARRRHLPLPSEGSLWSSDGPGSSSAMSEQVYAPRPPDRVPSYLQRERLSRFQPTYPYLPHAIIDLPPTISLSDGEEPPPYQGPCSLQLRDPEQQLELNRESVRAPPNRTVFDSPLIDASLHPPSVNARISAGRLEGAPPAYSEVIGHYYHPTTLPRHAQTQSAPPALVQGVIHISRTDSRNARNKDKAKAQHV
- the pmepa1 gene encoding protein TMEPAI isoform X2, giving the protein MFSFMGLMNGTTDTHTNVSCTCNCKRSTSFQSMAITQLEFVQILVIVVVMMMMVVVITCLLNHYRLSARSLISRHGRARRRHLPLPSEGSLWSSDGPGSSSAMSEVYAPRPPDRVPSYLQRERLSRFQPTYPYLPHAIIDLPPTISLSDGEEPPPYQGPCSLQLRDPEQQLELNRESVRAPPNRTVFDSPLIDASLHPPSVNARISAGRLEGAPPAYSEVIGHYYHPTTLPRHAQTQSAPPALVQGVIHISRTDSRNARNKDKAKAQHV